A part of Anser cygnoides isolate HZ-2024a breed goose chromosome 17, Taihu_goose_T2T_genome, whole genome shotgun sequence genomic DNA contains:
- the CCDC62 gene encoding coiled-coil domain-containing protein 62 isoform X2, which produces MNPARPRSASPQKFSPSFENSTVEKQRRELQALIAELKDRDEELNALVAVHQRERLAWEDDRQKILTLAERCALLNNELNKRNDIIKSLTKKLKLLESQQSDSKTICEITQQKFKELSQKLTDVTLHCQGLEEENQILRCSVLELSAKKGQLQAREQELLKKLELKGEAILETTDYITEVTSKLKLESALRAAKAEEFSLNKEKQDLRLRLRELILETDKLKDDLCEKMKENDKQQEEIIHLKQENVSLKNELALNVEKAKRKDQLLQFAKSKQVRTDTELSSLQQIYVKQQRDLQFLHVSLENSQELRQKHEKVAYERSIGTVFPAPESNSQTESVRTDGTHRVHEDHGTAQVLKSRVENTSEICEVDNRLLLDASGLEKTTSAHLNRCQKVVKGLAMEEEEKQDVASSSDELDSKLFYEANNTRLLRNREISENEVESRDQQTFESSSPEYWLNITSCVDSQNTLIQKATSDKADNENKTWEERTGILFGQKSKETSVAIHTSESDSFSSNIIIKKEARWKPISDPEWLKIFKPIKGNGSKLQRKDCNCLKTAEEMKYASSKSEEDVDLNSFHLDSPRCLTSTQKGDRPQRCEKFSDANSPLDIGNLSVIEPKNRCCNPTINKDACYPTSKLQRALAESQQMVADLELSTLLRMSPHCSPNSSSINTTTELAETLHRTQLSGAEERGAKLPFFSL; this is translated from the exons ATGAacccggcccggccgcgctccGCTTCGCctcag AAATTCAGCCCGAGCTTTGAGAACAGCACCGTTGAGAAACAGAGGCGAGAGCTCCAGGCTTTAATCGCAGAACTGAAGGACCGTGATGAGGAGCTGAACGCCTTGGTTGCCGTGCATCAGAGGGAGCGTCTTGCCTGGGAGGATGATCGGCAAAAAATACTGACTCTGGCAGAACGATGTGCCTTATTAAACA atgaactgAACAAGAGAAATGACATTATAAAATCACTAACCAAAAAGTTAAAGCTCTTAGAATCTCAGCAGAGTGACAGTAAGACAATATGTGAAATTACACAACAGAAGTTTAAAGAGCTGTCTCAAAAACTAACAGACGTGACTCTTCACTGTCAGGGTCTGGAG GAGGAAAATCAAATTCTCCGCTGCTCAGTTTTGGAACTGTCTGCTAAAAAAGGCCAGCTGCAAGCTAGAGAACAGGAGCTTCTTAAAAAGCTTGAGCTGAAG GGAGAGGCTATACTTGAAACAACTGATTACATTACTGAGGTTACATCTAAATTAAAGCTGGAGAGTGCACTGCGTGCAGCAAAGGCAGAAGAATTCAGTCTcaacaaagaaaagcaggacCTCAGACTGAGACTGAGAGAACTAATACTTGAAACAGATAAGCTGAAAG atgacCTCTgtgaaaagatgaaagaaaatgataagcagcaggaagaaatcATTCACCTCAAACAAGAAAATGTCTCCTTGAAGAATGAGCTTGCACTTAATG ttgagaaagcaaagagaaaggatCAACTTCTTCAGTTTGCCAAGTCTAAACAAGTACGGACTGACACAGAACTATCAAGTTTGCAACAG ATCTATGTAAAACAGCAGCGTGACTTGCAGTTTCTTCATGTCAGCTTGGAGAACTCTCAGGAATTAAGGCAAAAGCATGAAAAGGTGGCATATGAAAGGAG CATAGGTACGGTATTCCCTGCTCCTGAAAGTAACAGCCAAACAGAGTCAGTTAGGACTGACGGTACCCACAGGGTACACGAGGATCATGGAACTGCACAAGTTCTGAAAAGCAGGGTAGAAAACACCTCTGAGATCTGTGAAGTAGATAATAGACTGTTACTGGATGCATCAGGCTTGGAGAAAACTACATCAGCACACTTAAATCGGTGTCAAAAAGTTGTGAAAGGCTTGGCaatggaagaagaagaaaagcaggatgTTGCATCAAGCTCTGATGAGCTAGACAGCAAGCTATTTTATGAGGCAAACAACACGAGGCTGTTGAGAAACAGGGAAATCTCGGAGAATGAAGTGGAAAGCAGAGACCAGCAAACTTTTGAGTCATCGTCACCTGAATACTGGCTTAACATCACTTCTTGTGTAGATTCGCAAAATACCTTGATCCAGAAAGCCACATCTGACAAAGctgataatgaaaataaaacctgggAAGAGAGAACTGGAATTCTGTTTGgccaaaaaagcaaagagacTTCTGTTGCGATTCACACATCTGAATCTGATTCCTTTAGTAGTAACATCATCATTAAAAAAGAGGCAAGGTGGAAGCCAATATCAGATCCAGAATGGCTGAAGATTTTCAAACCtataaaaggaaatggaagtaAATTGCAGAGAAAAGATTGCAACTGTCTCAAGACTGCAGAAGAGATGAAATATGCCAGTTCAAAAAG tgaagAAGATGTGGATCTGAATTCTTTTCACTTGGATTCTCCCCGTTGTTTGACTTCCACCCAGAAAGGAGACAGACCTCAAAGATGTGAGAAGTTCTCTGATGCAAACTCCCCTCTGGACATCGGTAACCTTTCAGTGATTGAGCCAAAAAATAGATGCTGCAATCCTACCATCAACAAA GATGCCTGTTACCCCACAAGTAAGCTGCAGCGTGCCTTGGCCGAGTCTCAACAGATGGTTGCTGATCTGGAGCTTAGCACTCTCCTCCGCATGAGCCCTCACTGCAGTCcgaacagcagcagcattaatACG ACAACAGAACTTGCAGAGACTCTTCACAGGACGCAGTTATCTGGTGCAGAAGAAAGAGGTGCTAAGCTCCCGTTCTTTTCTCTATGA
- the CCDC62 gene encoding coiled-coil domain-containing protein 62 isoform X3, giving the protein MNPARPRSASPQKFSPSFENSTVEKQRRELQALIAELKDRDEELNALVAVHQRERLAWEDDRQKILTLAERCALLNNELNKRNDIIKSLTKKLKLLESQQSDSKTICEITQQKFKELSQKLTDVTLHCQGLEEENQILRCSVLELSAKKGQLQAREQELLKKLELKGEAILETTDYITEVTSKLKLESALRAAKAEEFSLNKEKQDLRLRLRELILETDKLKDDLCEKMKENDKQQEEIIHLKQENVSLKNELALNVEKAKRKDQLLQFAKSKQVRTDTELSSLQQQIYVKQQRDLQFLHVSLENSQELRQKHEKVAYERSIGTVFPAPESNSQTESVRTDGTHRVHEDHGTAQVLKSRVENTSEICEVDNRLLLDASGLEKTTSAHLNRCQKVVKGLAMEEEEKQDVASSSDELDSKLFYEANNTRLLRNREISENEVESRDQQTFESSSPEYWLNITSCVDSQNTLIQKATSDKADNENKTWEERTGILFGQKSKETSVAIHTSESDSFSSNIIIKKEARWKPISDPEWLKIFKPIKGNGSKLQRKDCNCLKTAEEMKYASSKSEEDVDLNSFHLDSPRCLTSTQKGDRPQRCEKFSDANSPLDIGNLSVIEPKNRCCNPTINKDACYPTSKLQRALAESQQMVADLELSTLLRMSPHCSPNSSSINTCFCITI; this is encoded by the exons ATGAacccggcccggccgcgctccGCTTCGCctcag AAATTCAGCCCGAGCTTTGAGAACAGCACCGTTGAGAAACAGAGGCGAGAGCTCCAGGCTTTAATCGCAGAACTGAAGGACCGTGATGAGGAGCTGAACGCCTTGGTTGCCGTGCATCAGAGGGAGCGTCTTGCCTGGGAGGATGATCGGCAAAAAATACTGACTCTGGCAGAACGATGTGCCTTATTAAACA atgaactgAACAAGAGAAATGACATTATAAAATCACTAACCAAAAAGTTAAAGCTCTTAGAATCTCAGCAGAGTGACAGTAAGACAATATGTGAAATTACACAACAGAAGTTTAAAGAGCTGTCTCAAAAACTAACAGACGTGACTCTTCACTGTCAGGGTCTGGAG GAGGAAAATCAAATTCTCCGCTGCTCAGTTTTGGAACTGTCTGCTAAAAAAGGCCAGCTGCAAGCTAGAGAACAGGAGCTTCTTAAAAAGCTTGAGCTGAAG GGAGAGGCTATACTTGAAACAACTGATTACATTACTGAGGTTACATCTAAATTAAAGCTGGAGAGTGCACTGCGTGCAGCAAAGGCAGAAGAATTCAGTCTcaacaaagaaaagcaggacCTCAGACTGAGACTGAGAGAACTAATACTTGAAACAGATAAGCTGAAAG atgacCTCTgtgaaaagatgaaagaaaatgataagcagcaggaagaaatcATTCACCTCAAACAAGAAAATGTCTCCTTGAAGAATGAGCTTGCACTTAATG ttgagaaagcaaagagaaaggatCAACTTCTTCAGTTTGCCAAGTCTAAACAAGTACGGACTGACACAGAACTATCAAGTTTGCAACAG CAGATCTATGTAAAACAGCAGCGTGACTTGCAGTTTCTTCATGTCAGCTTGGAGAACTCTCAGGAATTAAGGCAAAAGCATGAAAAGGTGGCATATGAAAGGAG CATAGGTACGGTATTCCCTGCTCCTGAAAGTAACAGCCAAACAGAGTCAGTTAGGACTGACGGTACCCACAGGGTACACGAGGATCATGGAACTGCACAAGTTCTGAAAAGCAGGGTAGAAAACACCTCTGAGATCTGTGAAGTAGATAATAGACTGTTACTGGATGCATCAGGCTTGGAGAAAACTACATCAGCACACTTAAATCGGTGTCAAAAAGTTGTGAAAGGCTTGGCaatggaagaagaagaaaagcaggatgTTGCATCAAGCTCTGATGAGCTAGACAGCAAGCTATTTTATGAGGCAAACAACACGAGGCTGTTGAGAAACAGGGAAATCTCGGAGAATGAAGTGGAAAGCAGAGACCAGCAAACTTTTGAGTCATCGTCACCTGAATACTGGCTTAACATCACTTCTTGTGTAGATTCGCAAAATACCTTGATCCAGAAAGCCACATCTGACAAAGctgataatgaaaataaaacctgggAAGAGAGAACTGGAATTCTGTTTGgccaaaaaagcaaagagacTTCTGTTGCGATTCACACATCTGAATCTGATTCCTTTAGTAGTAACATCATCATTAAAAAAGAGGCAAGGTGGAAGCCAATATCAGATCCAGAATGGCTGAAGATTTTCAAACCtataaaaggaaatggaagtaAATTGCAGAGAAAAGATTGCAACTGTCTCAAGACTGCAGAAGAGATGAAATATGCCAGTTCAAAAAG tgaagAAGATGTGGATCTGAATTCTTTTCACTTGGATTCTCCCCGTTGTTTGACTTCCACCCAGAAAGGAGACAGACCTCAAAGATGTGAGAAGTTCTCTGATGCAAACTCCCCTCTGGACATCGGTAACCTTTCAGTGATTGAGCCAAAAAATAGATGCTGCAATCCTACCATCAACAAA GATGCCTGTTACCCCACAAGTAAGCTGCAGCGTGCCTTGGCCGAGTCTCAACAGATGGTTGCTGATCTGGAGCTTAGCACTCTCCTCCGCATGAGCCCTCACTGCAGTCcgaacagcagcagcattaatACG TGTTTTTGCATTACAATATAG
- the CCDC62 gene encoding coiled-coil domain-containing protein 62 isoform X1: protein MNPARPRSASPQKFSPSFENSTVEKQRRELQALIAELKDRDEELNALVAVHQRERLAWEDDRQKILTLAERCALLNNELNKRNDIIKSLTKKLKLLESQQSDSKTICEITQQKFKELSQKLTDVTLHCQGLEEENQILRCSVLELSAKKGQLQAREQELLKKLELKGEAILETTDYITEVTSKLKLESALRAAKAEEFSLNKEKQDLRLRLRELILETDKLKDDLCEKMKENDKQQEEIIHLKQENVSLKNELALNVEKAKRKDQLLQFAKSKQVRTDTELSSLQQQIYVKQQRDLQFLHVSLENSQELRQKHEKVAYERSIGTVFPAPESNSQTESVRTDGTHRVHEDHGTAQVLKSRVENTSEICEVDNRLLLDASGLEKTTSAHLNRCQKVVKGLAMEEEEKQDVASSSDELDSKLFYEANNTRLLRNREISENEVESRDQQTFESSSPEYWLNITSCVDSQNTLIQKATSDKADNENKTWEERTGILFGQKSKETSVAIHTSESDSFSSNIIIKKEARWKPISDPEWLKIFKPIKGNGSKLQRKDCNCLKTAEEMKYASSKSEEDVDLNSFHLDSPRCLTSTQKGDRPQRCEKFSDANSPLDIGNLSVIEPKNRCCNPTINKDACYPTSKLQRALAESQQMVADLELSTLLRMSPHCSPNSSSINTTTELAETLHRTQLSGAEERGAKLPFFSL, encoded by the exons ATGAacccggcccggccgcgctccGCTTCGCctcag AAATTCAGCCCGAGCTTTGAGAACAGCACCGTTGAGAAACAGAGGCGAGAGCTCCAGGCTTTAATCGCAGAACTGAAGGACCGTGATGAGGAGCTGAACGCCTTGGTTGCCGTGCATCAGAGGGAGCGTCTTGCCTGGGAGGATGATCGGCAAAAAATACTGACTCTGGCAGAACGATGTGCCTTATTAAACA atgaactgAACAAGAGAAATGACATTATAAAATCACTAACCAAAAAGTTAAAGCTCTTAGAATCTCAGCAGAGTGACAGTAAGACAATATGTGAAATTACACAACAGAAGTTTAAAGAGCTGTCTCAAAAACTAACAGACGTGACTCTTCACTGTCAGGGTCTGGAG GAGGAAAATCAAATTCTCCGCTGCTCAGTTTTGGAACTGTCTGCTAAAAAAGGCCAGCTGCAAGCTAGAGAACAGGAGCTTCTTAAAAAGCTTGAGCTGAAG GGAGAGGCTATACTTGAAACAACTGATTACATTACTGAGGTTACATCTAAATTAAAGCTGGAGAGTGCACTGCGTGCAGCAAAGGCAGAAGAATTCAGTCTcaacaaagaaaagcaggacCTCAGACTGAGACTGAGAGAACTAATACTTGAAACAGATAAGCTGAAAG atgacCTCTgtgaaaagatgaaagaaaatgataagcagcaggaagaaatcATTCACCTCAAACAAGAAAATGTCTCCTTGAAGAATGAGCTTGCACTTAATG ttgagaaagcaaagagaaaggatCAACTTCTTCAGTTTGCCAAGTCTAAACAAGTACGGACTGACACAGAACTATCAAGTTTGCAACAG CAGATCTATGTAAAACAGCAGCGTGACTTGCAGTTTCTTCATGTCAGCTTGGAGAACTCTCAGGAATTAAGGCAAAAGCATGAAAAGGTGGCATATGAAAGGAG CATAGGTACGGTATTCCCTGCTCCTGAAAGTAACAGCCAAACAGAGTCAGTTAGGACTGACGGTACCCACAGGGTACACGAGGATCATGGAACTGCACAAGTTCTGAAAAGCAGGGTAGAAAACACCTCTGAGATCTGTGAAGTAGATAATAGACTGTTACTGGATGCATCAGGCTTGGAGAAAACTACATCAGCACACTTAAATCGGTGTCAAAAAGTTGTGAAAGGCTTGGCaatggaagaagaagaaaagcaggatgTTGCATCAAGCTCTGATGAGCTAGACAGCAAGCTATTTTATGAGGCAAACAACACGAGGCTGTTGAGAAACAGGGAAATCTCGGAGAATGAAGTGGAAAGCAGAGACCAGCAAACTTTTGAGTCATCGTCACCTGAATACTGGCTTAACATCACTTCTTGTGTAGATTCGCAAAATACCTTGATCCAGAAAGCCACATCTGACAAAGctgataatgaaaataaaacctgggAAGAGAGAACTGGAATTCTGTTTGgccaaaaaagcaaagagacTTCTGTTGCGATTCACACATCTGAATCTGATTCCTTTAGTAGTAACATCATCATTAAAAAAGAGGCAAGGTGGAAGCCAATATCAGATCCAGAATGGCTGAAGATTTTCAAACCtataaaaggaaatggaagtaAATTGCAGAGAAAAGATTGCAACTGTCTCAAGACTGCAGAAGAGATGAAATATGCCAGTTCAAAAAG tgaagAAGATGTGGATCTGAATTCTTTTCACTTGGATTCTCCCCGTTGTTTGACTTCCACCCAGAAAGGAGACAGACCTCAAAGATGTGAGAAGTTCTCTGATGCAAACTCCCCTCTGGACATCGGTAACCTTTCAGTGATTGAGCCAAAAAATAGATGCTGCAATCCTACCATCAACAAA GATGCCTGTTACCCCACAAGTAAGCTGCAGCGTGCCTTGGCCGAGTCTCAACAGATGGTTGCTGATCTGGAGCTTAGCACTCTCCTCCGCATGAGCCCTCACTGCAGTCcgaacagcagcagcattaatACG ACAACAGAACTTGCAGAGACTCTTCACAGGACGCAGTTATCTGGTGCAGAAGAAAGAGGTGCTAAGCTCCCGTTCTTTTCTCTATGA
- the CCDC62 gene encoding coiled-coil domain-containing protein 62 isoform X4, with protein sequence MNPARPRSASPQKFSPSFENSTVEKQRRELQALIAELKDRDEELNALVAVHQRERLAWEDDRQKILTLAERCALLNNELNKRNDIIKSLTKKLKLLESQQSDSKTICEITQQKFKELSQKLTDVTLHCQGLEEENQILRCSVLELSAKKGQLQAREQELLKKLELKGEAILETTDYITEVTSKLKLESALRAAKAEEFSLNKEKQDLRLRLRELILETDKLKDDLCEKMKENDKQQEEIIHLKQENVSLKNELALNVEKAKRKDQLLQFAKSKQVRTDTELSSLQQQIYVKQQRDLQFLHVSLENSQELRQKHEKVAYERSIGTVFPAPESNSQTESVRTDGTHRVHEDHGTAQVLKSRVENTSEICEVDNRLLLDASGLEKTTSAHLNRCQKVVKGLAMEEEEKQDVASSSDELDSKLFYEANNTRLLRNREISENEVESRDQQTFESSSPEYWLNITSCVDSQNTLIQKATSDKADNENKTWEERTGILFGQKSKETSVAIHTSESDSFSSNIIIKKEARWKPISDPEWLKIFKPIKGNGSKLQRKDCNCLKTAEEMKYASSKSEEDVDLNSFHLDSPRCLTSTQKGDRPQRCEKFSDANSPLDIGNLSVIEPKNRCCNPTINKDACYPTSKLQRALAESQQMVADLELSTLLRMSPHCSPNSSSINT encoded by the exons ATGAacccggcccggccgcgctccGCTTCGCctcag AAATTCAGCCCGAGCTTTGAGAACAGCACCGTTGAGAAACAGAGGCGAGAGCTCCAGGCTTTAATCGCAGAACTGAAGGACCGTGATGAGGAGCTGAACGCCTTGGTTGCCGTGCATCAGAGGGAGCGTCTTGCCTGGGAGGATGATCGGCAAAAAATACTGACTCTGGCAGAACGATGTGCCTTATTAAACA atgaactgAACAAGAGAAATGACATTATAAAATCACTAACCAAAAAGTTAAAGCTCTTAGAATCTCAGCAGAGTGACAGTAAGACAATATGTGAAATTACACAACAGAAGTTTAAAGAGCTGTCTCAAAAACTAACAGACGTGACTCTTCACTGTCAGGGTCTGGAG GAGGAAAATCAAATTCTCCGCTGCTCAGTTTTGGAACTGTCTGCTAAAAAAGGCCAGCTGCAAGCTAGAGAACAGGAGCTTCTTAAAAAGCTTGAGCTGAAG GGAGAGGCTATACTTGAAACAACTGATTACATTACTGAGGTTACATCTAAATTAAAGCTGGAGAGTGCACTGCGTGCAGCAAAGGCAGAAGAATTCAGTCTcaacaaagaaaagcaggacCTCAGACTGAGACTGAGAGAACTAATACTTGAAACAGATAAGCTGAAAG atgacCTCTgtgaaaagatgaaagaaaatgataagcagcaggaagaaatcATTCACCTCAAACAAGAAAATGTCTCCTTGAAGAATGAGCTTGCACTTAATG ttgagaaagcaaagagaaaggatCAACTTCTTCAGTTTGCCAAGTCTAAACAAGTACGGACTGACACAGAACTATCAAGTTTGCAACAG CAGATCTATGTAAAACAGCAGCGTGACTTGCAGTTTCTTCATGTCAGCTTGGAGAACTCTCAGGAATTAAGGCAAAAGCATGAAAAGGTGGCATATGAAAGGAG CATAGGTACGGTATTCCCTGCTCCTGAAAGTAACAGCCAAACAGAGTCAGTTAGGACTGACGGTACCCACAGGGTACACGAGGATCATGGAACTGCACAAGTTCTGAAAAGCAGGGTAGAAAACACCTCTGAGATCTGTGAAGTAGATAATAGACTGTTACTGGATGCATCAGGCTTGGAGAAAACTACATCAGCACACTTAAATCGGTGTCAAAAAGTTGTGAAAGGCTTGGCaatggaagaagaagaaaagcaggatgTTGCATCAAGCTCTGATGAGCTAGACAGCAAGCTATTTTATGAGGCAAACAACACGAGGCTGTTGAGAAACAGGGAAATCTCGGAGAATGAAGTGGAAAGCAGAGACCAGCAAACTTTTGAGTCATCGTCACCTGAATACTGGCTTAACATCACTTCTTGTGTAGATTCGCAAAATACCTTGATCCAGAAAGCCACATCTGACAAAGctgataatgaaaataaaacctgggAAGAGAGAACTGGAATTCTGTTTGgccaaaaaagcaaagagacTTCTGTTGCGATTCACACATCTGAATCTGATTCCTTTAGTAGTAACATCATCATTAAAAAAGAGGCAAGGTGGAAGCCAATATCAGATCCAGAATGGCTGAAGATTTTCAAACCtataaaaggaaatggaagtaAATTGCAGAGAAAAGATTGCAACTGTCTCAAGACTGCAGAAGAGATGAAATATGCCAGTTCAAAAAG tgaagAAGATGTGGATCTGAATTCTTTTCACTTGGATTCTCCCCGTTGTTTGACTTCCACCCAGAAAGGAGACAGACCTCAAAGATGTGAGAAGTTCTCTGATGCAAACTCCCCTCTGGACATCGGTAACCTTTCAGTGATTGAGCCAAAAAATAGATGCTGCAATCCTACCATCAACAAA GATGCCTGTTACCCCACAAGTAAGCTGCAGCGTGCCTTGGCCGAGTCTCAACAGATGGTTGCTGATCTGGAGCTTAGCACTCTCCTCCGCATGAGCCCTCACTGCAGTCcgaacagcagcagcattaatACG TAG